From one Leptospira noumeaensis genomic stretch:
- a CDS encoding ribonuclease H-like domain-containing protein: protein MYGSHLKSSLQLFPGIGEKKEKQLFGVGVYDWESLIQYQKQKNDPILPSVSILEERLEELEDELSEANFSFFTTELPSLEYWRLWQNFPERFCFLDIETTGISESSVTTVVSLYQDKRMLTFERGKDLEFLFDSISPEDILVTYNGKRFDVPFLEREFRYRVKNPQLDLMNLLHSIGIKGGLKKSEVILGLVRPDEIAGMDGRQAPLLWFEYQRTNNKEALEKLIAYNREDTKNLEIVLEKTIDRLTENRLF from the coding sequence ATGTACGGATCTCATTTAAAGTCTAGCCTCCAACTGTTTCCTGGGATTGGTGAAAAAAAAGAGAAACAACTGTTTGGTGTTGGTGTTTATGATTGGGAATCTCTCATCCAATACCAAAAACAAAAAAATGATCCGATCCTTCCTTCTGTTTCCATTTTAGAGGAACGCCTCGAAGAGTTAGAAGATGAATTGTCCGAAGCCAATTTTTCCTTTTTTACGACTGAACTTCCGAGTCTTGAATACTGGAGGTTATGGCAAAATTTTCCCGAACGATTTTGTTTTTTAGACATTGAAACCACAGGCATTTCGGAATCCTCAGTCACTACAGTTGTGAGTCTCTACCAAGACAAACGAATGTTAACTTTTGAAAGGGGGAAAGATTTAGAATTTCTTTTTGATTCTATTTCTCCTGAAGATATCCTTGTGACTTACAATGGGAAAAGGTTTGATGTCCCCTTTTTAGAAAGGGAATTTCGTTACCGAGTCAAAAATCCGCAACTGGATTTAATGAATCTTTTGCATTCCATTGGAATCAAAGGAGGGCTTAAAAAATCGGAAGTGATCCTTGGTCTGGTTCGGCCCGATGAAATAGCAGGAATGGATGGAAGACAAGCACCACTCCTTTGGTTTGAATACCAAAGGACTAATAACAAAGAAGCCTTGGAAAAACTAATCGCTTATAACAGAGAAGATACTAAAAATTTAGAAATTGTTTTAGAAAAAACAATAGATCGCCTAACAGAAAACCGTTTGTTTTAG
- a CDS encoding CBS domain-containing protein: MSVKDILKDKASSVLSIEEDRNVLEATQMMVGAKVGSLIVTFQGKLVGIFTERDLMRVVAKDHANLDKIKLKDVMTTQLTVAGPDEDVDDILNNMITKRFRHMPVLDGDKIIGLISIGDAVKTKLTRTQAEMSILREYMYGPH, encoded by the coding sequence GTCCGTAAAAGATATTCTAAAAGACAAAGCGTCCTCTGTTCTTTCCATCGAAGAAGATAGAAATGTATTGGAAGCCACCCAGATGATGGTAGGTGCAAAAGTAGGATCTCTCATTGTGACCTTTCAGGGAAAACTGGTGGGAATTTTTACGGAACGAGATCTCATGCGAGTGGTCGCCAAAGACCATGCCAACCTAGACAAAATCAAACTAAAAGATGTGATGACCACTCAACTCACTGTGGCAGGTCCCGATGAAGACGTAGATGATATCTTAAACAATATGATCACCAAAAGGTTCCGCCATATGCCAGTCCTTGATGGTGATAAAATCATTGGTCTTATTTCCATTGGAGATGCAGTCAAAACAAAACTAACAAGAACCCAAGCGGAGATGAGTATACTCAGAGAGTATATGTACGGGCCACACTAA